The Megasphaera stantonii genome includes a window with the following:
- a CDS encoding iron-containing alcohol dehydrogenase — protein sequence MNNFTYYTPTKVFFGRDEERRVGDIVKSYGATKVLVLYGGGSVKRSGLLDRVEQALTDAGVSYVAFGGVHPNPLLSHTHEAIALAKQESIDFILAVGGGSVIDEAKAVGMGYYYDGDVWDFYLRRAVPERVVPLGCILTIAAAGSETSWASVITNEKGWYKIGYQNDILRPIFAIMNPELLYTLPPYQMACGNVDMIMHVLERFFNPNAEDDLTDSMAAALIRNVIKNARIVKENPKDYNANFEIMWAGSLAHNGLFDGGNGRGDWGTHHIEMEVSGLFDVAHGAGLAAIWPSWARYVLHKDVGRFAKLARLVFDVQTEDEEAAALEGIAKMEAFFKEIDMPTSLTELGIQPTEEQYWDMAKKCTKRDMVKEGCFGQLTSADIYKIYKMAE from the coding sequence ATGAATAATTTTACCTACTATACGCCGACAAAGGTCTTTTTTGGCCGAGACGAAGAACGGCGGGTCGGCGATATCGTGAAGAGCTACGGCGCAACGAAGGTGCTGGTCCTGTACGGCGGCGGCAGCGTCAAGCGTTCCGGTTTGCTCGACCGGGTGGAACAGGCCCTGACAGACGCCGGCGTGTCCTATGTTGCCTTCGGCGGCGTGCACCCGAATCCGCTCCTTTCGCATACGCACGAAGCTATTGCATTGGCAAAACAGGAATCGATTGATTTCATTTTGGCCGTAGGCGGCGGCAGCGTTATTGACGAAGCCAAAGCCGTCGGCATGGGCTATTACTATGACGGCGACGTGTGGGACTTTTATCTGCGCCGCGCCGTCCCGGAACGGGTCGTGCCCCTGGGCTGCATTCTGACCATCGCCGCAGCCGGCAGCGAAACGAGCTGGGCTTCTGTCATTACGAACGAAAAGGGCTGGTATAAAATCGGTTATCAGAACGACATCCTTCGCCCGATTTTCGCCATCATGAATCCGGAGCTGTTGTACACGCTGCCTCCGTATCAGATGGCCTGCGGCAACGTCGATATGATCATGCACGTGCTGGAACGGTTCTTCAACCCGAATGCAGAAGACGACCTGACCGACTCCATGGCGGCGGCTCTCATCCGCAACGTCATCAAAAACGCGCGCATCGTAAAAGAAAATCCGAAGGACTACAACGCCAATTTTGAAATCATGTGGGCCGGCAGCCTCGCTCATAACGGCTTGTTCGACGGCGGCAACGGCCGCGGCGACTGGGGCACGCACCATATCGAAATGGAAGTCAGCGGCCTGTTCGACGTCGCCCACGGCGCCGGTTTGGCGGCTATCTGGCCTAGCTGGGCCCGGTACGTCCTGCATAAAGACGTAGGGCGCTTCGCTAAATTAGCCCGTCTCGTCTTCGACGTGCAGACTGAAGACGAGGAAGCGGCGGCCCTGGAAGGCATCGCCAAAATGGAAGCCTTCTTTAAAGAAATCGACATGCCGACGTCGCTGACGGAATTGGGCATCCAGCCGACGGAAGAACAGTATTGGGACATGGCGAAGAAATGCACGAAGCGGGATATGGTCAAAGAAGGCTGCTTCGGGCAGCTGACGTCGGCCGATATATATAAGATTTATAAAATGGCTGAATAA
- the gyrA gene encoding DNA gyrase subunit A: MDEQQSDKVLPVCLESEMQTSYIDYAMSVIITRALPDVRDGLKPVHRRILYAMHEAGMTPNKPYKKSARIVGEVLGKYHPHGDSSVYDATVRLAQDFSTRYPLVDGHGNFGSVDGDSAAAMRYTEVRMAKITGEMLEDIDKDTVDFMPNYDGSLQEPVVLPSKIPNLLVNGSAGIAVGMATNIPPHNLGEVIDGCVMLIDNPEASLDELMTKIKGPDFPTGAKIMGRDGILKAYSTGRGSIKMRSCASIEPMAKGKNRIVVTEIPYQVNKARVIESIANLSRNKEIDGITALRDESDRKGLRIVVELRADANPDIVLNKLYKHTQLQETFGVIMLALVDGHPRILTLKEVLHYYLDHQKVVITRRCKFELEKALARAHILEGLLIALDHIDEVIRTIRESQTDEIAKQALMSKFGLSDKQSTAILDMRLRRLTGLEREKIEQEYKEVQDRIAYLRDVLSDDHKIMEIVKTELLDAKKKFADERRTEIVADSSDFAIEDMIPNERMVITLTRRGYVKRINANVYHTQNKGGRGIKGMSTKDEDAVNHLLYTSSLNTVLFFTNFGRVYRLKAYEIPEANSRNSKGIAAINILPQMASGEKVNALIDLDQVDPSMNLFMATEKGLVKKTELKEFKNVRRHGLIAISLMEGDHLAKVRLTKGDQRIILATKLGMAICFNENDVRPMGRNTRGVRGISLAEGDSVIGADVLEPDCQVLTVSEEGFGKRNNMDAYKIQLRGGKGVKNFKITPKTGAIVGVEVVHENQELMLITSNGIVIRTDIESIGIKKGRNTSGVKIQKLEGDDKVAALDTITVEGEEDSQDTLFDA, translated from the coding sequence GTGGACGAACAACAATCTGATAAAGTATTACCGGTTTGTCTGGAAAGCGAAATGCAGACGTCGTACATCGACTATGCCATGAGCGTTATCATTACGCGCGCACTGCCTGATGTACGGGACGGGCTCAAGCCTGTTCACCGCCGTATTTTGTACGCCATGCATGAAGCGGGCATGACGCCGAACAAGCCGTACAAAAAGTCAGCGCGTATCGTCGGGGAAGTTTTAGGTAAGTATCATCCCCATGGTGACAGTTCCGTATATGACGCGACAGTCCGCCTGGCCCAAGATTTCTCCACGCGCTACCCTCTTGTTGACGGTCACGGAAACTTCGGCTCTGTCGACGGCGACTCCGCGGCTGCCATGCGTTATACAGAAGTGCGTATGGCTAAGATCACCGGCGAAATGTTGGAAGATATCGACAAGGATACGGTTGATTTTATGCCTAACTACGACGGTTCTCTCCAGGAACCGGTCGTGCTGCCGTCTAAGATCCCCAATCTGCTGGTCAACGGCTCCGCCGGCATCGCCGTCGGCATGGCGACCAACATTCCGCCCCATAACTTAGGCGAAGTCATCGACGGCTGCGTCATGCTCATCGACAATCCCGAAGCGAGCCTGGACGAGCTCATGACCAAGATTAAAGGGCCCGATTTCCCGACGGGCGCGAAAATCATGGGCCGCGACGGCATTTTAAAAGCCTACTCTACGGGCCGCGGCAGCATCAAGATGCGCTCCTGCGCGTCCATCGAGCCCATGGCGAAGGGGAAGAACCGCATTGTCGTCACGGAAATTCCCTATCAGGTCAACAAGGCCCGGGTCATCGAATCGATTGCCAACTTGTCGCGCAACAAGGAAATCGACGGCATTACGGCCCTGCGGGACGAATCGGACCGCAAGGGGCTGCGCATCGTCGTCGAGCTGCGGGCCGACGCCAACCCGGACATCGTCCTGAACAAGCTGTACAAGCACACGCAGCTTCAGGAAACCTTCGGTGTCATCATGCTGGCCCTCGTCGACGGCCATCCCCGCATCTTGACCTTGAAGGAAGTCCTCCATTACTATTTGGATCACCAGAAGGTCGTCATTACGCGGCGCTGCAAATTTGAACTGGAAAAGGCGCTGGCCCGGGCTCATATCTTGGAAGGCCTGCTCATTGCGCTGGATCACATCGACGAAGTCATCCGGACGATTCGCGAATCTCAGACCGATGAAATCGCCAAACAGGCCTTGATGAGCAAATTCGGCCTCAGCGACAAGCAGTCCACGGCGATTCTCGACATGCGCCTGCGCCGCCTTACCGGCTTGGAACGGGAAAAAATCGAACAGGAATACAAGGAAGTGCAGGACCGGATCGCTTACTTGCGCGACGTCCTGTCTGACGACCATAAGATCATGGAAATCGTCAAGACGGAATTACTCGACGCAAAGAAGAAATTTGCCGACGAACGGCGGACGGAAATCGTAGCCGACTCGTCCGATTTTGCTATCGAAGACATGATTCCGAACGAACGGATGGTCATTACCCTGACGCGCCGGGGCTACGTAAAGCGCATCAACGCCAACGTATACCATACGCAGAATAAGGGCGGCAGGGGCATCAAGGGCATGAGCACAAAGGATGAAGACGCCGTCAACCACTTGCTGTATACGTCGTCCCTCAATACGGTCTTGTTCTTTACGAACTTTGGCCGAGTATACCGCCTGAAGGCCTACGAAATCCCCGAAGCGAACAGCCGCAACTCCAAGGGCATCGCCGCGATCAACATCCTGCCGCAGATGGCCAGCGGGGAAAAGGTAAACGCCCTCATCGACCTGGACCAGGTAGACCCGTCTATGAACTTGTTCATGGCGACGGAAAAGGGGCTGGTCAAGAAGACGGAGCTGAAGGAATTTAAAAACGTCCGCCGCCACGGTCTCATCGCCATTTCCCTCATGGAAGGCGACCACTTGGCGAAGGTGCGCCTGACGAAGGGAGATCAGCGCATTATTCTGGCGACGAAGCTGGGCATGGCGATCTGCTTTAATGAAAACGACGTCCGTCCCATGGGACGCAATACCCGCGGCGTCCGCGGCATTTCCTTGGCCGAAGGGGACAGCGTCATCGGCGCCGACGTGCTCGAGCCGGACTGCCAGGTCCTGACGGTCAGCGAAGAAGGCTTCGGCAAGCGGAACAACATGGACGCCTATAAGATCCAGCTGCGCGGCGGCAAAGGCGTGAAGAATTTCAAGATTACGCCGAAGACCGGCGCGATTGTCGGCGTAGAAGTCGTCCACGAAAACCAGGAGCTCATGCTCATTACGTCGAACGGCATCGTCATCCGCACGGATATCGAAAGCATCGGCATCAAGAAGGGACGCAATACGTCGGGCGTCAAGATTCAAAAACTGGAAGGCGACGATAAAGTCGCTGCGTTAGATACGATCACTGTAGAAGGCGAAGAGGATTCGCAGGATACGTTGTTCGACGCATAA
- a CDS encoding helix-turn-helix domain-containing protein: MTTSPIIPDDPAKEIGKILKRIRFDRDLTLDNVAAMTGVSKTMLGQIERGVSVPTISVLWKIAKGLQISLSTLLNEPPQQYQAVDILKDLQPIYDENNNMILYNIFPFNPLSGFEYFYIILQPGTKHHSDAHRNIAEEYVIVTEGTLTLQVEQQTFTLTAPAKINFRANADHYYINNTDKPVIFQNIMKY; encoded by the coding sequence ATGACAACATCGCCTATTATACCCGATGATCCGGCAAAGGAAATCGGAAAAATTTTAAAGCGCATCCGCTTTGACCGCGACTTGACGCTGGATAATGTCGCCGCCATGACCGGCGTGAGCAAAACCATGCTGGGACAAATCGAACGGGGCGTATCCGTACCGACGATTTCCGTCTTGTGGAAAATCGCCAAGGGACTGCAAATTTCCTTGTCGACCTTGCTGAACGAACCGCCGCAGCAATACCAGGCCGTCGACATCCTGAAGGATCTGCAGCCCATTTACGATGAAAACAACAACATGATATTGTATAATATCTTCCCCTTCAATCCCCTCAGCGGCTTTGAATATTTCTACATCATCCTTCAGCCCGGCACGAAGCATCATTCCGACGCCCACCGCAACATCGCCGAAGAATACGTCATCGTCACGGAAGGCACCCTGACCCTGCAGGTCGAACAGCAGACCTTTACGCTGACGGCGCCGGCCAAGATCAATTTCCGGGCCAACGCGGACCACTACTACATCAACAACACGGATAAGCCGGTTATTTTCCAGAATATCATGAAATATTAA